In Streptomyces sp. SLBN-118, the following are encoded in one genomic region:
- a CDS encoding small secreted protein, which yields MNKQLAAALSCGAVLVLALSGCTDGDGDNKVNDWAKTFCNQAQPQIKKRANAEQAIISTAADGKPADIQAADSKAFQDLADVNNSLATAVKAGGTPPIDDGAKIQQDAVAELQATAKAYFALKKQVDGLNAKDQQKFADGLQGVADGLAKIEKMKQDAVKKLQSGDLGKAMAKQPGCQTVKASSPPAGGSGSDSPSTPASPSTPASPSKPASSKASANAASKPSETA from the coding sequence GTGAACAAGCAGCTTGCGGCCGCACTGTCCTGCGGCGCGGTACTGGTACTGGCGTTGTCGGGCTGCACCGACGGCGACGGCGACAACAAGGTGAACGACTGGGCCAAGACGTTCTGCAACCAGGCGCAGCCGCAGATCAAGAAGAGGGCCAACGCCGAGCAGGCCATCATCTCGACGGCGGCGGACGGCAAGCCCGCCGACATCCAGGCCGCCGACTCGAAGGCCTTCCAGGATCTCGCCGATGTGAACAACTCGCTCGCCACCGCGGTCAAGGCAGGCGGAACGCCGCCCATCGACGACGGCGCGAAGATCCAGCAGGACGCTGTCGCCGAACTCCAGGCGACAGCGAAGGCGTACTTCGCTCTCAAGAAGCAGGTCGACGGACTCAACGCCAAGGACCAGCAGAAGTTCGCGGACGGGCTGCAAGGCGTCGCCGACGGTCTGGCGAAGATCGAGAAGATGAAGCAGGACGCGGTGAAGAAGCTGCAGTCCGGTGACCTGGGCAAGGCGATGGCGAAGCAGCCCGGCTGCCAGACGGTGAAGGCCTCGAGTCCGCCCGCGGGCGGCTCTGGCTCGGACTCGCCCTCCACCCCGGCTTCCCCCTCCACCCCGGCTTCCCCGTCCAAACCGGCTTCGTCGAAGGCATCGGCGAACGCCGCGTCGAAGCCCTCGGAGACGGCGTAG
- a CDS encoding sodium-translocating pyrophosphatase, translating to MAGLFNPELTDHPTSLAAAVLTDDNRLIVIVIAAVAVAALIVAQVLVRQVLAAGEGTDSMKKIAAAVQEGANAYLARQLRTLGVFAVVVFFLLMLLPADDWSQRGGRSVFFLVGALFSAATGYIGMRLAVRANVRVAAAAREATPAEGEPEKDLTAVSHKAMKIAFRTGGVVGMFTVGLGLLGASCVVLVYAADAPKVLEGFGLGAALIAMFMRVGGGIFTKAADVGADLVGKVEQGIPEDDPRNAATIADNVGDNVGDCAGMAADLFESYAVTLVAALILGKAAFGDAGLAFPLIVPAIGVVTAMIGIFAVAPRRADRSGMSAINRGFFISALISLGLVAAAVFIYLPSSYAELDGVTEAAITSHAGDPRILALVAVAIGIVLAALIQQLTGYFTETTRRPVRDIGKSSLTGPATVVLAGISIGLESAVYTALLIGLGVYGAFLLGGTSIMLALFAVALAGTGLLTTVGVIVAMDTFGPVSDNAQGIAEMSGDVTGAGAQVLTDLDAVGNTTKAITKGIAIATAVLAASALFGSYRDAIATAARDVGEKVGDGGPLNLVMDISQPNNLVGLILGAAVVFLFSGLAINAVSRSAGAVVYEVRRQFREHPGIMDYTETPEYGRVVDICTKDALRELATPGLLAVLTPIAVGFSLGVGALGSFLAGAIGTGTLMAVFLANSGGAWDNAKKLVEDGHHGGKGSEAHAATVIGDTVGDPFKDTAGPAINPLLKVMNLVALLIAPAVIQFSYGDDSNAGIRALVALLAILVITGAVYISKRRGIAVGDEDNHAERSAKSPDPAVVS from the coding sequence ATGGCGGGGCTCTTCAACCCAGAACTGACCGATCACCCCACTTCTCTCGCAGCCGCGGTACTCACCGACGACAACCGGCTGATCGTTATCGTGATCGCCGCCGTCGCGGTGGCGGCACTGATCGTCGCCCAGGTGCTGGTGCGCCAGGTGCTGGCCGCCGGCGAGGGCACAGATTCCATGAAGAAGATCGCGGCAGCCGTGCAGGAGGGCGCGAATGCCTATCTGGCCCGGCAGTTGCGCACCCTCGGCGTCTTCGCCGTCGTGGTGTTCTTCCTGCTGATGCTTCTTCCGGCCGACGACTGGTCACAGCGCGGCGGACGTTCGGTGTTCTTCCTGGTGGGTGCGCTCTTCTCGGCGGCCACCGGATACATCGGCATGCGTCTCGCGGTACGAGCAAATGTGCGCGTGGCAGCGGCCGCGCGTGAAGCGACTCCGGCGGAGGGCGAGCCGGAAAAGGATCTGACGGCCGTCTCGCACAAGGCCATGAAGATCGCTTTCCGGACGGGAGGCGTGGTCGGCATGTTCACGGTGGGCCTCGGCCTGCTCGGTGCCTCCTGCGTCGTTCTCGTCTACGCGGCCGACGCGCCCAAGGTGCTCGAAGGCTTCGGCCTCGGCGCCGCGTTGATCGCCATGTTCATGCGTGTCGGTGGCGGCATCTTCACCAAGGCCGCCGACGTCGGCGCCGACCTGGTCGGCAAGGTTGAGCAGGGCATCCCGGAGGACGACCCGCGCAACGCCGCCACCATCGCCGACAACGTCGGCGACAACGTCGGTGACTGTGCCGGCATGGCGGCCGACCTCTTCGAGTCGTACGCGGTCACGCTCGTCGCGGCGCTCATCCTCGGCAAGGCGGCATTCGGCGACGCCGGACTCGCCTTTCCGCTGATCGTCCCGGCGATCGGCGTGGTCACCGCGATGATCGGCATCTTCGCGGTCGCCCCGCGGCGCGCCGACCGCAGCGGGATGTCCGCCATCAACCGTGGATTCTTCATCTCCGCGCTGATCTCGCTCGGCCTGGTGGCTGCGGCGGTGTTCATCTATCTGCCGTCCTCGTACGCCGAGTTGGACGGTGTCACCGAGGCCGCGATCACGTCGCACGCCGGAGATCCCCGGATTCTGGCGCTCGTCGCCGTGGCCATCGGCATCGTTCTCGCGGCCCTGATCCAACAGCTGACCGGGTATTTCACCGAGACCACCCGGCGTCCCGTCAGGGACATCGGCAAGTCCTCGCTGACCGGACCCGCGACCGTCGTGCTGGCCGGTATCTCCATCGGTCTGGAATCCGCCGTGTACACCGCGCTGTTGATCGGTCTCGGTGTGTATGGGGCGTTCCTGCTCGGCGGTACGTCGATCATGCTCGCCCTGTTCGCGGTGGCTCTGGCCGGTACCGGCCTGCTCACCACGGTCGGCGTCATCGTCGCCATGGACACTTTCGGACCCGTCTCCGACAACGCCCAGGGCATCGCCGAGATGTCCGGCGACGTCACGGGCGCGGGCGCACAGGTGCTCACCGACCTCGACGCCGTCGGCAACACCACCAAGGCCATCACCAAGGGAATCGCCATCGCCACGGCCGTACTGGCCGCGTCCGCGCTCTTCGGTTCGTATCGCGACGCCATCGCGACCGCGGCCAGGGACGTCGGTGAGAAGGTCGGCGACGGCGGTCCGCTGAATCTCGTGATGGACATCTCGCAGCCGAACAATCTGGTGGGCCTGATCCTCGGCGCCGCGGTCGTCTTCCTCTTCTCGGGTCTCGCGATCAACGCGGTGTCCCGTTCGGCGGGCGCTGTCGTCTACGAGGTGCGGCGGCAGTTCCGCGAGCACCCCGGGATCATGGACTACACCGAGACGCCGGAGTACGGGCGCGTCGTCGACATTTGCACCAAGGACGCGCTCCGCGAGCTTGCCACACCGGGTTTGCTCGCCGTACTCACGCCGATCGCCGTCGGCTTCTCGCTCGGTGTTGGTGCCCTCGGCTCCTTCCTGGCAGGCGCGATCGGCACCGGCACGCTGATGGCCGTGTTCCTCGCCAACTCCGGTGGCGCGTGGGACAACGCCAAGAAGCTCGTCGAGGACGGACACCACGGCGGCAAGGGCAGCGAGGCCCACGCCGCGACCGTGATCGGTGACACCGTCGGCGACCCGTTCAAGGACACCGCGGGACCGGCGATCAACCCGCTGCTGAAGGTGATGAACCTGGTGGCGCTGCTGATTGCGCCCGCGGTCATCCAGTTCAGCTACGGGGACGACTCCAACGCCGGAATCAGGGCGCTGGTGGCGTTGCTGGCCATCCTCGTCATCACGGGCGCGGTGTACATCTCCAAGCGGCGAGGCATCGCCGTCGGTGACGAAGACAACCATGCGGAGCGGAGCGCGAAGTCGCCTGATCCTGCGGTGGTTTCGTAA
- a CDS encoding ATP-binding protein → MATVELRFSAQPEHVRTARLVAAAVARRAGVDEAVLDEVRLAVGEACSRAVGLHRSHGITAPVRVALTEEEKAFSIEVGDEVPSAGAEGSSGAPGARDAADGDADSEGEDEMGLAVISGLVDDVEVTSTEEGGVIRMSWPTTPVTVVP, encoded by the coding sequence ATGGCAACCGTTGAACTCCGCTTCAGCGCCCAGCCTGAGCATGTCAGGACGGCCCGTCTGGTGGCGGCCGCCGTGGCTCGCCGGGCAGGGGTCGACGAGGCCGTGCTCGACGAGGTCCGTCTCGCTGTCGGCGAGGCGTGCAGCCGTGCGGTCGGGCTGCACCGCAGCCATGGCATCACAGCGCCCGTCAGGGTCGCGCTGACTGAGGAGGAGAAGGCATTCTCCATCGAGGTCGGGGACGAGGTCCCGAGCGCGGGCGCCGAGGGGTCCTCCGGGGCCCCGGGGGCCCGTGACGCCGCTGACGGGGATGCGGACTCCGAGGGCGAGGACGAGATGGGTCTCGCCGTCATCAGCGGTCTCGTCGACGACGTGGAGGTCACGTCCACCGAGGAGGGGGGCGTGATCCGGATGAGTTGGCCGACGACGCCCGTCACCGTCGTGCCCTGA
- a CDS encoding STAS domain-containing protein → MDLSLSTRNVSGPGGDRTVVEVGGEIDVYTAPKLREQLVELVNDGSYHLVVDMEGVDFLDSTGLGVLVGGLKRVRAHEGSLRLVCNQERILKIFRITGLTKVFPIHTTVDEAVAATD, encoded by the coding sequence GTGGACCTGTCCCTGTCGACTCGCAATGTGTCCGGCCCTGGTGGCGACCGTACGGTCGTCGAGGTCGGTGGCGAGATTGATGTGTATACCGCGCCCAAGCTGCGCGAGCAGTTGGTCGAGTTGGTGAACGACGGCAGCTACCACCTGGTTGTCGACATGGAAGGCGTGGACTTCCTCGACTCCACCGGCCTCGGCGTACTCGTGGGCGGCCTGAAGCGCGTTCGCGCGCATGAGGGCTCGCTGCGCCTGGTCTGCAACCAGGAGCGCATTCTCAAGATCTTCCGGATCACAGGTCTGACCAAGGTGTTCCCGATCCACACCACGGTCGACGAAGCTGTCGCGGCCACCGACTGA
- a CDS encoding DEAD/DEAH box helicase, whose amino-acid sequence MAFNHLPAAMHDALRPLSVTPVTHSVPMAKNHRPRRPSESGDNRLSPATVLDRLTAGASRAARITHTEHLPPRPGRHAVWPDRIRPEVIKAIEQAGIDHPWAHQAKAAEHALDGESVVIATGTASGKSLAYLAPVLTTLLDGAEAANGRGATALYLAPTKALAADQCRAVKELAAPLGNRVRPAVYDGDTPVEEREWVRQYATYVLTNPDMLHRGILPSHPRWSSFLRSLRYVVIDECHTYRGVFGSHVAQVLRRLRRVCARYGANPVFLLASATAAEPSLAAGRLTGLPVQEVADDASPRGELVFALWEPPLTELHGEKGAPVRRTATAETADLLTDLTVQGVRSVAFVRSRRGAELISVIAKERLAEVDRSLPPRVAAYRGGYLPEERRALERALHSGELLGLAATTALELGVDVSGLDAVIIAGYPGTRASLWQQAGRAGRSGQGALAVLVARDDPLDTYLVHHPEALFQQPVESTVLDPDNPYVLAPHLCAAAAELPLTDTDLELFGPATADLMPQLEAAKLLRRRASGWHWTRRERAADLTDIRGEGGRPVQIVEAATGRLLGTVDESAAHTAVHDGAVHLHQGRTYLVKHLDLEDSAALVEEASPPYSTTARDTTSVSVLETDTEIPWGDGRLCYGSVEVTNQVVSFLRRKLITGEVLGETRLDLPPRTLRTRAVWWTVTEDQLDAARVDPKQLGGALHAAEHASIGMLPLFATCDRWDIGGVSVPLHPDTLLPTVFVYDGHPGGAGFAERAFHTAREWLTATREAIASCECEAGCPSCIQSPKCGNGNDPLHKRGAVRLLTELLRGAPTAQEAPAGPPAT is encoded by the coding sequence ATGGCATTCAATCACTTACCAGCAGCCATGCACGACGCCTTGAGACCATTGTCCGTCACGCCGGTGACACACTCGGTCCCGATGGCCAAGAATCACCGTCCCAGACGACCCTCCGAGAGCGGGGACAACCGCCTCTCCCCCGCTACGGTCCTCGACCGGCTCACCGCCGGGGCGAGCCGTGCCGCGCGCATCACTCATACGGAGCACTTGCCCCCAAGGCCGGGCCGTCATGCCGTCTGGCCCGACCGCATCCGCCCAGAAGTGATCAAGGCCATTGAACAGGCGGGGATCGACCATCCGTGGGCCCACCAGGCCAAAGCCGCCGAGCACGCCCTGGACGGCGAATCCGTGGTGATCGCCACCGGCACCGCCTCGGGCAAGTCCCTGGCCTACCTGGCGCCCGTGCTAACCACCCTTCTCGACGGCGCCGAGGCCGCCAATGGACGCGGTGCCACGGCTCTCTACCTGGCCCCGACCAAGGCTCTGGCCGCGGACCAGTGCCGCGCCGTCAAAGAGCTCGCCGCGCCGCTCGGCAACCGGGTGCGTCCCGCCGTCTACGACGGCGACACGCCGGTCGAGGAACGGGAGTGGGTCCGGCAGTACGCGACGTACGTCCTGACCAACCCGGACATGCTGCATCGCGGAATACTTCCCTCACACCCCCGCTGGTCCTCCTTCCTGCGCTCCCTGCGCTACGTCGTCATCGACGAGTGCCACACCTACAGGGGCGTCTTCGGCTCCCATGTCGCCCAGGTGCTGCGCCGCCTTCGCCGCGTATGCGCCCGCTACGGTGCGAACCCGGTCTTCCTCCTCGCCTCCGCCACCGCCGCGGAACCCTCTCTGGCTGCCGGCCGCCTCACCGGCCTGCCCGTCCAAGAGGTGGCAGACGACGCCTCGCCACGCGGTGAGCTCGTCTTCGCCCTCTGGGAGCCCCCGCTCACCGAGCTGCACGGCGAGAAGGGCGCGCCCGTACGCCGTACCGCCACCGCCGAGACCGCCGACCTGCTCACCGACCTGACCGTCCAGGGCGTCCGCTCCGTCGCCTTCGTACGCTCCCGGCGCGGCGCCGAGCTGATTTCCGTCATCGCCAAGGAGCGCCTGGCCGAGGTGGACCGCTCGCTGCCCCCGCGTGTCGCCGCCTACCGGGGCGGCTACCTGCCCGAGGAGCGCCGGGCGCTGGAGCGGGCCCTGCACTCCGGCGAGCTCCTCGGCCTCGCGGCCACCACGGCCCTCGAGCTCGGCGTCGACGTCTCGGGCCTCGATGCCGTGATCATCGCCGGATACCCCGGGACACGGGCTTCGCTCTGGCAGCAGGCCGGCCGCGCGGGCCGCTCGGGCCAGGGCGCCCTGGCCGTGCTCGTGGCCCGCGACGACCCGCTGGACACCTACCTCGTCCACCATCCCGAGGCGCTGTTCCAGCAGCCGGTGGAGTCCACGGTCCTCGACCCCGACAACCCGTACGTCCTCGCCCCCCATCTCTGCGCGGCCGCCGCCGAGCTTCCGCTCACGGACACCGACCTCGAACTCTTCGGCCCGGCCACGGCCGATCTCATGCCCCAACTGGAGGCCGCCAAGCTGCTCCGCCGCCGGGCCTCGGGCTGGCACTGGACCCGCCGCGAGCGGGCCGCCGACCTCACCGACATCAGGGGCGAGGGCGGCCGCCCGGTCCAGATCGTGGAGGCCGCCACCGGCCGGCTGCTGGGCACGGTCGACGAATCGGCCGCCCACACCGCGGTCCACGACGGGGCCGTCCATCTCCACCAGGGCCGTACGTACCTCGTGAAGCACCTGGACCTGGAGGACTCGGCTGCCCTCGTCGAAGAGGCCAGCCCGCCGTACTCCACCACCGCCCGCGACACGACCTCCGTCTCCGTCCTCGAAACCGACACCGAGATCCCGTGGGGCGACGGACGCCTCTGCTACGGCTCCGTCGAGGTCACCAACCAGGTCGTCTCTTTCCTGCGCCGCAAACTCATCACCGGTGAAGTCCTCGGCGAGACCAGACTCGATCTTCCGCCCCGCACCCTGCGTACCCGGGCGGTGTGGTGGACGGTCACCGAGGACCAGCTGGACGCCGCCCGGGTCGACCCCAAGCAGCTGGGCGGCGCCCTGCATGCCGCTGAGCACGCCTCCATCGGGATGCTGCCGCTCTTCGCCACCTGCGACCGCTGGGACATCGGCGGCGTCTCGGTGCCGCTCCACCCGGACACCCTGCTGCCGACTGTTTTCGTGTACGACGGCCATCCGGGTGGCGCGGGCTTCGCCGAGCGGGCCTTCCACACCGCCCGTGAGTGGCTGACCGCCACGCGTGAGGCGATCGCGTCCTGCGAGTGCGAGGCGGGCTGCCCGTCCTGCATCCAGTCCCCCAAGTGCGGCAACGGCAACGACCCGCTGCACAAGCGCGGCGCAGTCCGCCTCCTCACGGAACTGCTGCGGGGTGCCCCGACAGCGCAGGAGGCCCCGGCGGGCCCGCCCGCGACCTGA
- a CDS encoding Rv3654c family TadE-like protein, whose amino-acid sequence MNRNRHLNGGRHLDRDRHRRRDRGRDRGSATVWVAMATTALCAVFAVVLAMGQAVVARHRAGSAADLAALAAADHALRGTATACAMATEVARAQGAAVVRCAVRGEIADVTAQARFGPYGPAVRSRAGPPGPPALSGHPAAVP is encoded by the coding sequence ATGAACCGGAACCGACACCTGAACGGGGGCCGGCACCTCGACCGCGACCGGCACCGACGCCGGGACCGGGGCCGGGACCGGGGTTCCGCGACCGTGTGGGTGGCCATGGCGACCACCGCGCTGTGTGCCGTATTCGCCGTCGTCCTGGCCATGGGGCAGGCCGTGGTCGCCCGCCATCGCGCAGGCTCCGCAGCCGACTTGGCGGCCCTGGCGGCTGCTGATCACGCTCTGCGGGGCACAGCAACCGCCTGTGCGATGGCGACCGAGGTGGCCCGGGCACAGGGCGCCGCGGTGGTGCGCTGCGCGGTACGGGGCGAGATCGCCGACGTGACGGCGCAGGCCCGCTTCGGCCCCTACGGCCCAGCGGTCAGGTCGCGGGCGGGCCCGCCGGGGCCTCCTGCGCTGTCGGGGCACCCCGCAGCAGTTCCGTGA
- a CDS encoding TadE family type IV pilus minor pilin, with translation MRSSEVGDRGSVTAEAAVALPALVVFALALVWALMAASAQIQCVDAARAGARAAARSEPRTATLAAARSAAPSGATVTLGRTGDLWRVRVEAKAPGPRALSLTLSADAAAFAEDAASHEEAS, from the coding sequence ATGCGCAGTTCTGAGGTGGGCGACAGGGGGTCCGTGACCGCGGAGGCGGCCGTCGCGCTGCCCGCCCTGGTCGTCTTCGCCCTGGCCCTGGTCTGGGCGCTGATGGCCGCGTCCGCGCAGATCCAGTGTGTGGACGCGGCCCGGGCCGGGGCGCGTGCCGCTGCCAGGTCCGAGCCTCGGACAGCCACACTGGCCGCCGCCCGCTCGGCGGCTCCCAGCGGCGCCACTGTCACGCTCGGGCGGACGGGTGATCTCTGGCGTGTCCGGGTCGAGGCTAAGGCCCCCGGCCCGCGTGCCCTGTCTTTGACGCTCAGCGCGGATGCGGCGGCGTTCGCGGAGGACGCCGCGAGCCATGAGGAGGCCTCATGA
- a CDS encoding DUF4244 domain-containing protein codes for MRGDTLRSDAGMTTSEYAMGTIAACAFAAVLYKVVTSGAVSGALQSVIGKALDAQF; via the coding sequence ATGCGCGGGGACACCCTGCGCAGTGACGCGGGCATGACCACGTCCGAGTATGCGATGGGGACGATCGCGGCGTGCGCTTTCGCCGCCGTTCTGTACAAGGTCGTCACGAGCGGTGCCGTCTCGGGGGCGCTCCAGTCGGTGATCGGGAAGGCGCTCGATGCGCAGTTCTGA
- a CDS encoding type II secretion system F family protein has protein sequence MTGDAVHRLGAAVCVVAAVALLAFTIVARRRRRAVRMRILALLGVDRERQRWRPECGAWARRWAGPLGALITGCVLVGGVLGCAAGLGGAYGVSRWQRSRKPAAGAEDQEASRQLPLAADLLAACISAGAGPREAAEAVGESLGGPVGERLARAAAELRLGGEPARAWGWFGRIPGAEGLGRCLERADSTGAPAAESVSRLAERFRADRARAVAARGRKAQVLITAPVGLCFLPAFLAVGVAPVVIGLADGLLNGN, from the coding sequence GTGACCGGGGACGCTGTCCACAGGCTGGGGGCAGCGGTGTGCGTGGTGGCGGCGGTGGCTCTCCTGGCCTTCACGATCGTCGCAAGGCGGCGTCGGCGCGCGGTGCGCATGCGGATCCTGGCGCTGTTGGGTGTGGATCGCGAGCGGCAGCGATGGCGGCCGGAGTGCGGGGCCTGGGCGAGGCGTTGGGCGGGGCCGTTGGGTGCGCTGATCACCGGCTGTGTGCTCGTCGGAGGGGTGCTCGGCTGCGCCGCCGGGCTCGGCGGGGCCTATGGGGTATCGCGCTGGCAGCGAAGCCGTAAGCCTGCGGCGGGGGCCGAGGATCAGGAGGCGAGCCGCCAATTACCGCTTGCCGCGGACCTCCTGGCGGCCTGTATCTCGGCCGGGGCGGGTCCCCGCGAGGCGGCTGAGGCGGTCGGAGAGTCGCTGGGCGGGCCGGTCGGCGAGCGGCTGGCGCGGGCGGCAGCTGAATTGCGGCTCGGCGGTGAGCCGGCACGCGCCTGGGGGTGGTTCGGGCGGATACCGGGAGCGGAGGGGCTCGGCCGCTGCCTGGAGCGAGCCGACTCGACCGGGGCTCCGGCCGCGGAGTCGGTGTCCCGTCTGGCCGAGCGCTTCCGGGCGGACCGGGCGCGGGCGGTCGCGGCACGAGGCCGCAAGGCGCAGGTCCTGATCACAGCTCCTGTTGGGCTGTGCTTCCTGCCCGCCTTTCTCGCGGTGGGCGTGGCCCCGGTCGTGATCGGCCTCGCGGACGGACTGCTGAACGGCAACTGA
- a CDS encoding type II secretion system F family protein, whose product MAGEQVYAAAVCAGAAAWLTVGRDQGLRRARLLLAAGGEVKASPWWAWERVLPRVGLRREWLCLPVALVLAALGGSVLPLFAGAVAVPLVRRRLRAREVRRERERRAEGVVTLCGAVAGELRAGQQPGQALLFAVRSTGVLGDAEARVLAAARFGGDVPQALREAAREPGADGLAGVAACWRVAVNSGAGLAVGLDRLEAALRAERDQQADLKSQLAGAWSTIGLLALLPLAGLGMGWALGADPLRILLHTPAGLACLVVGGLLETAGLCWAGRIVRQGDEP is encoded by the coding sequence ATGGCCGGCGAGCAGGTGTACGCGGCAGCGGTGTGTGCCGGGGCGGCTGCGTGGCTGACGGTCGGGCGGGATCAGGGGCTCAGACGCGCGCGGTTGCTGCTGGCGGCGGGCGGTGAGGTGAAGGCTTCCCCGTGGTGGGCCTGGGAGCGGGTGCTGCCGCGGGTTGGGCTGCGACGGGAGTGGCTGTGCCTGCCCGTCGCCCTGGTGCTCGCCGCGCTGGGTGGATCGGTGCTCCCGCTGTTCGCGGGGGCAGTGGCGGTGCCGCTGGTGAGGCGGCGGCTACGGGCCCGGGAAGTGAGGCGCGAGCGGGAGCGGCGAGCCGAGGGGGTGGTCACCCTGTGCGGCGCGGTGGCCGGCGAACTGCGCGCCGGGCAACAGCCGGGGCAGGCACTGCTGTTCGCCGTGAGATCCACCGGGGTGCTGGGCGATGCGGAGGCGCGGGTGCTCGCGGCCGCGCGCTTCGGGGGTGACGTACCACAGGCACTGCGGGAGGCGGCGAGGGAGCCCGGTGCGGATGGACTCGCGGGAGTCGCTGCCTGCTGGCGGGTGGCCGTGAACAGTGGTGCGGGTCTGGCCGTCGGGCTCGACCGGCTGGAGGCGGCCCTACGGGCAGAGCGGGATCAACAGGCCGATCTGAAAAGCCAGTTGGCGGGTGCCTGGTCCACCATCGGGTTGCTTGCCCTGCTTCCGCTGGCGGGTCTCGGGATGGGCTGGGCGCTGGGCGCCGATCCTCTGCGGATTCTGCTGCACACACCGGCGGGCCTCGCGTGCCTCGTTGTCGGCGGATTGCTGGAGACTGCGGGTCTCTGCTGGGCCGGGCGGATCGTGCGTCAGGGAGACGAGCCGTGA
- a CDS encoding TadA family conjugal transfer-associated ATPase, producing MSTGLLDAVRQRLAESGAEPTPARVAAALRAQGRLLGDAEVLGGTEALRCELVGTGPLEPLLADPSVTDVLVSAPDRVWVDRGRGLELTGVTFADTASVRRLAQRLAAVAERRLDDARPWVDARLPDGTRMHAVIPPVAVGSTCLSLRVVRPRAFSVGELVAAGTVPPGGDRVLKALIDARLSFLISGGTGSGKTTLLSSLLGLVGERERIVLAEDSAELRPEHPHVVRLESRTANQEGAGRVTLRDLVRQALRMRPDRLVVGEVRGAEVTELLAALNTGHEGGCGTVHANAAADVPARLEALGTAAGLDRAALHSQLAAALAVVIHLVRDRGGQRRIAEVHVLERDAAGLVVTVPALRWGAEAFAYGPGWERLRSLIGGAL from the coding sequence ATGAGCACCGGGCTGCTGGATGCCGTGCGGCAGCGTCTCGCGGAGAGCGGAGCCGAGCCCACACCGGCAAGGGTCGCCGCCGCGCTGAGGGCCCAGGGACGGCTGCTGGGGGACGCCGAAGTACTGGGCGGCACCGAGGCGTTACGGTGCGAACTGGTCGGGACGGGGCCGCTGGAGCCACTGCTGGCCGACCCTTCCGTGACGGACGTCCTCGTGTCCGCACCCGACCGGGTGTGGGTTGACCGGGGCCGGGGACTTGAGCTCACGGGAGTGACCTTCGCCGACACGGCCTCGGTGCGCAGGCTGGCGCAGCGGCTCGCGGCGGTGGCTGAGAGGCGCCTCGACGACGCCCGGCCCTGGGTGGACGCGCGGCTGCCGGACGGGACCCGCATGCATGCCGTGATCCCGCCGGTGGCGGTCGGCTCGACCTGTCTGTCGCTGCGGGTCGTCAGGCCCCGGGCGTTCTCCGTCGGGGAGCTGGTCGCGGCCGGGACGGTGCCACCCGGCGGGGACCGGGTGTTGAAGGCGCTGATCGATGCCCGGCTCTCCTTCCTGATCAGCGGCGGGACGGGATCGGGCAAGACGACCTTGCTGTCGAGCCTTCTCGGCCTCGTGGGGGAGCGCGAGCGGATCGTCCTGGCCGAGGACTCGGCGGAGCTCCGGCCCGAACACCCGCATGTGGTCCGGCTGGAGTCGCGTACCGCGAACCAGGAGGGCGCGGGCCGGGTGACGCTGCGGGACCTGGTGCGCCAGGCACTGCGGATGCGGCCCGACCGGCTCGTCGTCGGGGAGGTGCGTGGTGCGGAGGTCACCGAGCTTCTGGCCGCGCTCAACACCGGGCACGAGGGCGGCTGCGGGACCGTCCACGCCAATGCCGCGGCGGATGTACCGGCCCGGCTTGAGGCGCTCGGGACGGCGGCGGGGCTCGACCGGGCGGCGCTGCACAGCCAGTTGGCGGCCGCCCTCGCGGTGGTGATCCATCTCGTACGGGACAGGGGCGGGCAGCGGCGGATCGCCGAGGTGCATGTCCTGGAGCGGGATGCGGCGGGGCTGGTGGTGACCGTGCCCGCACTGCGGTGGGGCGCCGAGGCATTCGCGTACGGGCCGGGCTGGGAGCGACTGCGGTCGCTGATCGGAGGTGCGCTGTGA